One Brassica oleracea var. oleracea cultivar TO1000 chromosome C7, BOL, whole genome shotgun sequence genomic window carries:
- the LOC106306984 gene encoding ABSCISIC ACID-INSENSITIVE 5-like protein 6 isoform X1, translated as MGSRMNFVDVVRDEVINAKQPALGSGLPLTRQNSVFSLTFDEFQNSWGGGIGKDFGSMNMDELLKNIWTAEESHSMMANNTVMNSGGGLSVGVGGEVGGCGLQRQGSIALPRTISQKRVDDVWKELLKEEDDTGASGVPQRQQTLGEMTLEEFLLKAGVVREEPQQHVERLDNFNGGFYGFGSNAGLGSAPNEFGPNQPYGVTVRPDMLKIQTQPLQMQQRQQLIPKQVEPFPKQTTVAFSNTVGLDNRSQPPTQNQEVKPSILGVRPMNNNNLQAVDFKTGVTVGEVSPGSQMSPDLTPKSNMDASLSPPVPYMFGRARKTGAVLEKVIERRQKRMIKNRESAARSRARKQAYTLELEAKVAQLKEMNEELHRKQVEIIEKQKKQLLEPMHQPWGCKRQCLRRTSTGPW; from the exons TCTTCCTTTGACGAGGCAGAACTCGGTGTTCTCGTTAACCTTTGATGAGTTTCAGAACTCATGGGGTGGTGGGATTGGGAAGGATTTTGGGTCCATGAACATGGACGAGCTCTTGAAGAACATATGGACTGCTGAGGAAAGCCACTCAATGATGGCCAACAACACTGTTATGAACAGCGGTGGAGGTTTGTCTGTTGGTGTGGGAGGAGAAGTTGGTGGTTGTGGTTTGCAGAGACAAGGGTCAATTGCCTTGCCTCGTACGATTAGTCAGAAAAGGGTTGATGATGTCTGGAAGGAGCTGCTGAAGGAGGAGGATGACACTGGAGCAAGTGGAGTTCCTCAGAGGCAGCAAACGTTGGGAGAGATGACTTTGGAGGAGTTCTTGCTCAAGGCGGGTGTGGTTAGGGAAGAGCCTCAACAACATGTGGAGAGGCTTGATAACTTCAATGGTGGGTTCTATGGATTTGGCAGTAATGCAGGTCTAGGTTCAGCTCCTAATGAGTTTGGTCCTAACCAGCCTTATGGAGTCACAGTGAGACCGGATATGCTGAAAATTCAAACTCAGCCTCTGCAGATGCAGCAGCGGCAGCAACTGATACCCAAGCAGGTTGAACCTTTTCCCAAACAGACGACTGTGGCCTTTTCTAACACTGTTGGTTTGGACAACCGTTCTCAACCTCCAACACAG AACCAGGAAGTGAAGCCTTCAATCCTTGGAGTTCGGCCTATGAACAACAATAATCTTCAAGCTGTTGATTTTAAAACAGGAGTTACGGTTGGGGAAGTATCTCCTGGAAGCCAGATGTCACCTGATCTGACTCCAAAGAGCAACATGGATGCATCTCTCTCACCACCTGTTCCTTACATGTTTGGTCGAGCAAGAAAAACAGGCGCAGTCCTGGAGAAAGTGATTGAGAGGAGGCAAAAAAGGATGATTAAGAATAGGGAGTCAGCTGCAAGATCCCGCGCTCGCAAGCAA GCTTATACGTTGGAGTTGGAGGCAAAAGTTGCACAACTTAAAGAGATGAATGAAGAGTTGCATAGGAAACAA GTTGAAATCATTGAAAAGCAGAAAAAACAG CTTCTGGAGCCAATGCACCAGCCATGGGGATGCAAAAGGCAATGCTTGCGAAGGACATCGACAGGTCCTTGGTAG
- the LOC106306984 gene encoding ABSCISIC ACID-INSENSITIVE 5-like protein 6 isoform X2 → MGSRMNFVDVVRDEVINAKQPALGSGLPLTRQNSVFSLTFDEFQNSWGGGIGKDFGSMNMDELLKNIWTAEESHSMMANNTVMNSGGGLSVGVGGEVGGCGLQRQGSIALPRTISQKRVDDVWKELLKEEDDTGASGVPQRQQTLGEMTLEEFLLKAGVVREEPQQHVERLDNFNGGFYGFGSNAGLGSAPNEFGPNQPYGVTVRPDMLKIQTQPLQMQQRQQLIPKQVEPFPKQTTVAFSNTVGLDNRSQPPTQEVKPSILGVRPMNNNNLQAVDFKTGVTVGEVSPGSQMSPDLTPKSNMDASLSPPVPYMFGRARKTGAVLEKVIERRQKRMIKNRESAARSRARKQAYTLELEAKVAQLKEMNEELHRKQVEIIEKQKKQLLEPMHQPWGCKRQCLRRTSTGPW, encoded by the exons TCTTCCTTTGACGAGGCAGAACTCGGTGTTCTCGTTAACCTTTGATGAGTTTCAGAACTCATGGGGTGGTGGGATTGGGAAGGATTTTGGGTCCATGAACATGGACGAGCTCTTGAAGAACATATGGACTGCTGAGGAAAGCCACTCAATGATGGCCAACAACACTGTTATGAACAGCGGTGGAGGTTTGTCTGTTGGTGTGGGAGGAGAAGTTGGTGGTTGTGGTTTGCAGAGACAAGGGTCAATTGCCTTGCCTCGTACGATTAGTCAGAAAAGGGTTGATGATGTCTGGAAGGAGCTGCTGAAGGAGGAGGATGACACTGGAGCAAGTGGAGTTCCTCAGAGGCAGCAAACGTTGGGAGAGATGACTTTGGAGGAGTTCTTGCTCAAGGCGGGTGTGGTTAGGGAAGAGCCTCAACAACATGTGGAGAGGCTTGATAACTTCAATGGTGGGTTCTATGGATTTGGCAGTAATGCAGGTCTAGGTTCAGCTCCTAATGAGTTTGGTCCTAACCAGCCTTATGGAGTCACAGTGAGACCGGATATGCTGAAAATTCAAACTCAGCCTCTGCAGATGCAGCAGCGGCAGCAACTGATACCCAAGCAGGTTGAACCTTTTCCCAAACAGACGACTGTGGCCTTTTCTAACACTGTTGGTTTGGACAACCGTTCTCAACCTCCAACACAG GAAGTGAAGCCTTCAATCCTTGGAGTTCGGCCTATGAACAACAATAATCTTCAAGCTGTTGATTTTAAAACAGGAGTTACGGTTGGGGAAGTATCTCCTGGAAGCCAGATGTCACCTGATCTGACTCCAAAGAGCAACATGGATGCATCTCTCTCACCACCTGTTCCTTACATGTTTGGTCGAGCAAGAAAAACAGGCGCAGTCCTGGAGAAAGTGATTGAGAGGAGGCAAAAAAGGATGATTAAGAATAGGGAGTCAGCTGCAAGATCCCGCGCTCGCAAGCAA GCTTATACGTTGGAGTTGGAGGCAAAAGTTGCACAACTTAAAGAGATGAATGAAGAGTTGCATAGGAAACAA GTTGAAATCATTGAAAAGCAGAAAAAACAG CTTCTGGAGCCAATGCACCAGCCATGGGGATGCAAAAGGCAATGCTTGCGAAGGACATCGACAGGTCCTTGGTAG
- the LOC106301900 gene encoding methylcrotonoyl-CoA carboxylase beta chain, mitochondrial produces MLRLLGRRAVSASGELTSVNQWRIRPGTDSKPDPFRVFRGLLQKGFCVGVLPDGVDRKSEAFSSNSIAMEGILSELRSHITKVLAGGGEEAVKRNRSRNKLLPRERIDKLLDPGSSFLELSQLAGHELYEEPLPSGGIITGIGPIHGHLCMFMANDPTVKGGTYYPITIKKHLRAQEIAARCRLPCIYLVDSGGAYLPKQAEVFPDKENFGRVFYNESVMSSQGIPQIAIVLGSCTAGGAYIPAMADESVMVKGNGTIFLAGPPLVKAATGEVVSAEDLGGATVHCNVSGVSDYFAQDELHGLAIGRNIVKNLHMAAKQGKEGSKNVEYKEPLYDITELRSIAPVDHKQQFDVRSIIARIVDGSEFDEFKKQYGTTLVTGFARIYGQTVGIIGNNGILFNESALKGAHFIELCSQRKIPLVFLQNITGFMVGSRAEANGIAKSGAKMVMAVSCAKVPKITIITGASFGAGNYAMCGRAFSPDFMFMWPNARIGIMGGPQAAGVLSQIERATKKRQGIKWTEEEEELFKKKTVDAYEREASAYFSTARLWDDGVIDPSDTRKVLGLCLSAASNRPLEDTRFGVFRM; encoded by the exons ATGTTGAGGCTTTTGGGGAGAAGGGCAGTTTCAGCTTCTGGAGAGCTTACTAGTGTTAATCAATGGAGGATACGACCCGGAACCGATTCAAAGCCCGATCCTTTTCGGGTTTTCCGGGGACTACTACAAAAGGGTTTCTGCGTTGGCGTTCTCCCGGACGGAGTTGACAGAAAGTCTGAGGCTTTTTCTAGCAACTCTATCGCCATGGAAGGGATCTTATCCGAGCTTCGCTCCCACATCACAAAG GTATTGGCTGGAGGTGGAGAGGAGGCGGTGAAGAGGAACAGAAGTAGAAACAAGCTTTTGCCTAGAGAAAGGATTGATAAGCTTCTTGATCCTGGTTCTTCTTTCTTGGAGCTCTCTCAG CTTGCAGGACATGAACTGTACGAGGAACCATTACCTTCAGGTGGAATCATCACAGGGATAGGACCAATCCATGGCCATCTTTGTATGTTCATGGCAAACGATCCCACAGTAAAAGGAGGGACTTACTATCCCATAACCATCAAGAAACATCTCAGGGCACAAGAGATTGCTGCTCGGTGCAGGCTCCCTTGCATATACCTGGTTGACAGCGGCGGCGCTTACCTTCCGAAACAGGCAGAGGTTTTCCCTGACAAGGAGAATTTTGGCAGGGTTTTCTACAACGAGTCTGTTATGTCATCACAAGGGATTCCGCAGATCGCCATTGTCTTAGGCTCGTGCACTGCCGGTGGTGCTTATATCCCTGCCATGGCTGATGAGAGTGTGATGGTGAAAGGGAATGGTACCATATTTTTGGCTGGACCTCCTCTTGTGAAG GCTGCCACAGGAGAGGTAGTCTCAGCTGAAGACTTAGGAGGCGCCACGGTTCACTGTAATGTCTCTGGTGTCTCCGATTATTTTGCTCAAG ACGAGCTGCATGGACTCGCTATTGGAAGAAACATTGTCAAGAATCTGCACATGGCGGCAAAACAAGGGAAGGAAGGAAGCAAAAACGTTGAATACAAAGAACCGCTCTATGACATAACCGAGCTTAGGTCCATTGCTCCAGTAGACCACAAGCAGCAGTTTGATGTCCGGTCTATCATTGCTCGGATTGTTGATGGGAGTGAGTTTGATGAGTTCAAGAAACAATACGGCACT ACGCTTGTGACGGGTTTCGCTAGAATCTATGGTCAGACGGTGGGGATCATCGGGAACAATGGCATACTGTTTAATGAATCTGCGTTAAAAGGAGCTCACTTCATCGAGTTATGTTCTCAGCGTAAAATTCCTCTTGTTTTCCTACAGAACATCACAGGCTTTATG GTGGGTTCAAGAGCTGAGGCTAACGGAATTGCAAAATCTGGAGCGAAAATGGTGATGGCAGTCTCTTGTGCTAAGGTACCAAAGATAACGATTATAACGGGTGCAAGCTTTGGTGCTGGGAACTATGCGATGTGTGGCCGTGCGTTCAGTCCAGACTTCATGTTCATGTGGCCAAACGCTAGAATTGGCATCATGGGAGGTCCTCAG GCGGCTGGTGTTTTAAGTCAGATCGAAAGGGCTACCAAGAAGAGACAAGGAATAAAG TGGACGGAGGAAGAGGAAGAATTGTTCAAGAAGAAAACGGTGGATGCTTACGAGAGAGAGGCAAGTGCTTACTTCTCAACGGCGAGGCTTTGGGATGATGGAGTAATTGATCCATCTGATACAAGAAAGGTTTTGGGACTTTGTCTCTCTGCTGCTTCGAACCGTCCTCTTGAAGATACTCGTTTTGGTGTGTTTAGAATGTAA
- the LOC106303648 gene encoding caffeoyl-CoA O-methyltransferase 1 produces the protein MATTTTEATKTSPTNGEDKQSQNLRHQEVGHKSLLQSDDLYQYILETSVYPREPESMKELREVTAKHPWNIMTTSADEGQFLNMLIKLVNAKNTMEIGVYTGYSLLATALALPEDGKILAMDVNRENYELGLPIIEKAGVAHKIDFREGPALPVLDELVADEKNHGTYDFIFVDADKDNYINYHKRLIDLVKVGGVIGYDNTLWNGSVVAPPDAPMRKYVRYYRDFVLELNKALAADPRIEICMLPVGDGITICRRIN, from the exons ATGGCGACGACAACAACAGAAGCAACGAAGACATCTCCTACCAACGGAGAAGACAAGCAATCTCAGAATCTCCGACACCAAGAAGTCGGTCACAAGAGTCTCTTACAGAGCGACGATCTCTACCAG TATATTCTGGAGACGAGTGTGTATCCCAGAGAACCAGAGTCAATGAAAGAACTCAGGGAAGTGACAGCAAAACACCCTTGGAACATAATGACAACATCGGCAGACGAAGGACAGTTTCTCAACATGCTCATCAAGCTCGTTAACGCCAAGAACACGATGGAGATTGGTGTTTACACTGGCTACTCTCTCCTCGCCACCGCACTTGCTCTCCCTGAAGACGGCAAA ATTCTGGCTATGGACGTTAACAGAGAGAACTACGAGTTGGGTTTGCCCATCATCGAGAAAGCTGGCGTTGCTCACAAGATCGACTTCAGGGAAGGCCCTGCTCTTCCTGTTCTTGATGAACTCGTGGCTGAC GAGAAGAACCATGGAACGTATGACTTTATATTCGTTGATGCTGACAAAGACAACTATATCAACTACCATAAACGTTTGATCGATCTTGTGAAAGTTGGAGGAGTGATAGGCTACGACAACACTCTGTGGAACGGCTCTGTCGTGGCTCCTCCTGATGCGCCAATGAGGAAGTACGTTCGTTACTACAGAGACTTTGTTCTTGAGCTTAACAAGGCTCTTGCTGCTGACCCTAGGATTGAGATCTGCATGCTTCCTGTTGGTGATGGAATCACTATCTGCCGTCGGATCAATTGA
- the LOC106303641 gene encoding uncharacterized protein LOC106303641, which translates to MSSLFTPFSALPLRHTRATVSCCSSGHVSFIKEVAVTEPPKHLQHLLKVLQTRGETIISPGAKQGLIPLAIPLSKDSSGSVTALLRWPTAPPGLDMPVVEVWRSGVRLIARNVDEYIHRILVEEDAQELSELYIASAEAGEKLYKKGAFAESQIDNLDVYVLKKVGLFPDVLEKKVLRHFHEGDHVSAMVTGEFYTRKDLFPGFGRPFVYYANILQKVGRDSEAKEAARVALKSPWWTLGCPYEEVASIAQWEDEQIEFIREKVSDEGRFEDLKKGKDPIQVALDVAAFLLDLASIEGTWSESLHHIAKCYEEAGLKDISNFILYTDDK; encoded by the exons ATGAGTTCGCTGTTCACTCCTTTCTCTGCTCTCCCTTTGCGCCATACCAGAGCTACTGTCTCCTGTTGCTCTTCTG GGCATGTATCATTTATCAAAGAAGTAGCTGTCACTGAACCTCCAAAGCATCTTCAACACTTACTCAAAGTTCTTCAAACAAGAG GTGAAACCATCATATCTCCTGGAGCTAAGCAGGGACTCATCCCTCTTGCTATTCCGCTTTCTAAGGACTCTTCAG GCTCTGTTACTGCGCTTCTGAGATGGCCTACTGCTCCACCAGG ATTGGATATGCCTGTTGTTGAAGTTTGGAGGAGTGGTGTCCGGCTTATAGCTAGAAAT GTAGATGAGTACATTCACCGGATTCTTGTGGAAGAAGATGCGCAAGAGTTGTCAGAACTCTACATTGCTTCAGCTGAGGCAGGCGAGAAGCTTTACAAAAAGGGTGCTTTTGCTGAATCTCAGATTGATAATCTCGATGTTTATGTCTTAAAGAAG GTTGGTCTGTTTCCTGATGTGTTGGAGAAGAAAGTATTACGGCATTTCCATGAAGGAGATCAT GTTTCAGCTATGGTGACAGGAGAATTCTACACAAGGAAAGATCTGTTTCCCGGATTTGGACGGCCTTTTGTGTATTACGCAAACATACTGCAGAA GGTTGGACGTGATTCAGAAGCAAAAGAAGCGGCTAGAGTAGCACTGAAGTCACCTTGGTGGACTTTAGGATGTCCTTATGAG GAGGTTGCTAGTATTGCACAATGGGAAGATGAGCAAATCGAATTCATAAGAGAGAAAGTGAGTGATGAAGGTCGTTTTGAGGATTTGAAGAAGGGTAAAGATCCCATCCAAGTTGCTTTGGATGTTGCTGCTTTTCTCTTGGACTTGGCATCTATTGAAGGAACATGGTCTGAATCTTTGCACCATATTGCTAAATGTTATGAGGAGGCTGGATTAAAGGACATATCTAACTTCATTTTGTACACAGATGACAAATGA